ATTAATTTTAAGACTTACATCCTTAGTAAAGTATCCTGTAGCAATGGGTGCCAGGACTCCAGGAATGGTCCCGAATGTGTTGGTGATTCCCAGAAGGAAACCTGCATAGctgcaaaaaaatacattttcagtatttgtttaaaatacaaagacagTGAAAGAGCAAGGAGCTATCAGCCTTAAATGTACTACTTTCCTTAAAGTGATGTTacagttattacatttcattttgtgtatcagacatactgtatgtacatttatCTGAGTCTGAGTCTTCATCAGACCTGAAGCGATTATTAACAGAACATTAATTGGCAGCAATTCTTATTATAAGTTAATTGTTGGACTCAATTCCCACAAATAAGGCAAAACGTTCTCTGGTTTCAGGTTTGTCACTACGGCAATGCCCCAGTAGCCTCATTCCCACTAAACCAAAGTCTCTTCAGGTATGCATGTGTATAAGGATTTGTATATAAGTaactgtattgttttatttgattgtaattttaatatttgtatatattttctatGTGTATGTTGCATGAAGGGGttacaatttacatttcattgtgcaaccACGTGTTGTAAAATGACCAAATATGAGCTCCCACACACTGTCTAACTtgcaaaattatttatttaatcgcGATTAATCTGTCGTTGCCAGATTTCCATCAGGCAAACGGTTTGTTACAATAAGAAGCCATTTTAAATAGGGAGTGGCTGTAAATCTGCATCCAATCACCCATAATCCACCCAATAATTAACCTTTAACCTTTATTTGCTATTTCTCtctgttatatatttttgtaaactaAATATCGTTTGGGTCACTTTTCTGGGAAATTGAAATGGCCACATGGAGCCCTAACCCTAATAAATggcaaacattgtttttcttaaagTTTATTGAAACAACGGCAGACAGacgaaagaaaaataaatgagcagGTGAGTAATGACTACAActaaaagctaaataaaataaaataaacataaactgAGGTATAAATGACTGAATTTGTGAGTAGGGAAGGAGTATGGACGGTAACACCCACCGAGGAGCAATGTCTATTTGGTTGATGTAGACTCCGGAGGCAGTGGTCCCTCCGATGGTTGTGGACAGTGTGAGGAAGGTGACGGTGAGGATGTGGCTGCAGCCTGCATAACCCACAGCCACGAGGAAAGCTGCTGCTGGCAGCAgacctgcagagaggaggaggatgagaaaaagggaaagaaacacCAGTTCACGTTGAGAATACATCACTGGTGTTACTGgttcactttgtgtcttttaaaatgtagttgtAACCACAAGTGGaatgtaattaataatgaaGTACTGTACCTAAGAGCCAttttaaggtacttgtacttgagtcttttcttttcatgccccttcctacttctactccacttcatCTCAGAGGGCAATGTGGTACTACTTTAGTTACTGAACAAATTATACACAGTAtaatttgaatttgttttcaatCCATAATTAAAAGAATCATTAATTGCAGTCCTATATGAAACAGTTAAAAATAAGCTCTACCTCACccaactacaacagtaaaatcctaCTTTTAATGCAggagtaataataattaatgatataatatataatagtataactCACAGGGgacattaattattaatattgattaatattgcaataatgtgtatgttgcattttacgtCTGTACATGTTTAAGGTTGTACTGATGTTAACTCCTTTATATCCTGTTGGgtcaatgcatcatattctataagatcatcatatgtttgtagtgtcgctgtcctgtgagaaaCACGTATTTCTAAAAAGTCAAATCTTTATAAGTTATAAGAtaacagcctgttttcagctttgtgaaggccctgtcacacatatccgtatgacagaaacgtatgctggcgtatacgaaatatcggcaataggttgatataaattaagggtaagttgtgatcgtttgaaggacgcagatgaCACGCCGAACATGCCAGAcctacggccctgtcacacagctccgtatggctgaaacatatgccggcataacaccgcctgctcttaacgaatactacttatgccttacaccagcgtgttgccgatattttgtataaattATGTATTcattgggcattcgtctgatacgttttgtataagtaagtgatacgatatcaatcggttagacatgcgtatctgtatatgttcacttttctgatccgatgaaaagttggacgtatttggactctgacaaatcttcATATACGGCAGCATACGTTTCcaccatacggatatgtgtgacagggccttaacaaatcattttccagctgatccaagaggcttgttaaagactttatttagcTTTAGAAGTAGGAGATTTTTCTCAtcacataaagaaacacttcatccttcagtttatcacaaaacattcaaaatcaccACACCTGGAGATACATGGTAAAGGAGGGGGATGAGAAACTGTAATccgcaaagtaactaaagctgtctgacagatgtagtggagtaaaattATACAGTTGCATAAAATAAAAGGTGCAAAGTGCATACATAGGTATATGTGACAGACACATCAAGGATCTGAGAttaaacaggttttttttttacctgcaaGTGTGAAGAGCTTGCGTACGACGGTGATGCTGAACACTTTCCTCTCGATGAGGCTGTCTGCTACCACACCCGACAACATCGACAACAACCAGGCTCCGAGGTacggcagagcagagaggaaaccattctgacagaagacagaagatttCGTCAGAGTTGTATTCAGCAAAGGATTTGATGATTACAGGTTGCCaatgtttttttgcagtttttgtGTAAGCATATTACAGAGTCCTGTCATACAGCATCGGGGCTGTATTAGAGAAGTAAAGCATGCAAGTgatcagaacacacacaccaaaatcATTTATGACACCTTGGTAAAGGTAAATAGGAAGCtggttagcatagcttagcataaagactgggagCAGAGGGGAACAGCTATCCTGGCGCTGtccaaagcaaaaataaaatcagcactatcttttttattctctttttatataGATCATTAAACATGAAAGATaacataaaaatgaataatgatgaatacaacatttattaattattacaataacTTAATAATTAGGTTCTCTATCCTCTATTTTTTGTTACTCTTGTACCTGTATCTACTCTGTACCACACCCCCTACTTCTGTCACTAATTAATATGTTCAAAGTGGATACGATTATAATTACTTTGTTCCAGTTCAGTTTTAAACAGTGGAAACAGCCTCCATTATCTAAAAGCTGAAGAGCAGAATCATACTTTAATGTATGTTTACTTTTGGAACATTTTCAGGTAAGCAAGCACATATAAGAATAAGAACATATAAACGGAAAGCTCACTGATTTGAGGTCAAAGTGCATGATGCTGTTCATGTAGGTGGGCAGGGATGTGAGCAGGGTGTAATAGGACCAGTTTGCACATATCTGGGTGACGATGATGGCCCACAGAGGGACCGACATCAGCATCGACAGCACGGGCACGGACCATCCGTGACCTTTACCCTGCAGATTAATGACAACATTTTTAGGGAAAAACTACATATGTCAAAAAATGCCCACAATAAACCCTTAGTTATCACTGATATTATGATCAGTGGTGGGTCAAGTAAACACAAACGGTACTAAAGTAGAAGTATTGTTACCTTATAATTATATTGacttaagtataagtataagttgAGTAAGAGTAAAAAGGTATCTCGTAGTGTTTAGCCCAATGAAACACAGTAGAAGTACATATATTTTAGCAAAAATGTACTAACAACAACTACTGTTCACGGAGTAATGTAACACGTTAACAGAACGTTAAAATGTTAACGTTCTCTGAACGTAGAAagagaaagtaagaaaaagcGTTAGGGAAACAGGAAGTTTGATAAGGAACTGAAGAACATCACAGTGCAAGCAGAAACCCTTTCAATATGGAGTAACGGTGTGAGAGACTCAATATTGTCGtgaactgaaacaaaaacaaaaaacattatccTTAACATTATTAAAATCTAATACTTAACTGAAACAATATTGcctggttaaaaaaaataattaaaatgttttattaatttctgTTGCTCGACTGGGGTTGAGTGTGGTAATAGAAGTGGAATAGAAGTTAACCTGAGATCCGATGGAGTTTATGATGtaatctctctcctctttgctgATTCGATGGTGGGTCCGAGGGTCATCggatacaaaaataaaccagAAGACTGCCCAGAGGCAACCAGCACCCcctgaaacagagacagagagagagagacagagagacagagagagagagagacagagagacagagagagagagagagagagagagagagagagagagagagagagagacagagagagagagagacagagagagagagagacagagagacagagagacagagagccagacagagagagcgagacagagagagagagagagagacagagagagcgagagagagacagagagagagagagacagagagagagagagacagagagacagacagagagagagagacagagagagagagagacagacagagagagcgagacagagagagagagagagagagagagagagagagagggagagagagagagaggaagaacatTTTATTGTACTTGTTTACACTTCCTATTACGAGGACTAAGGTATGTCATGATGCAGATATGAGTATGTGATTGTATTTGGGCTTCCCTCCCTCACCACAGAGGTAGAAGACAGCAGGCCAGCCTAAGGTTTCGCAGATGTAGCCGGTGAGCGGTAAAGCCAAAAAGGCCCCAAAGTTGGCCCCAGAACCTGACAGGGTCATCAGGCGAGAGCGCTCCAGAGGAGGAGCCCACCGTGCCCACATGGCCATCATGGCCGGGAACGTCACGCCCTGAAGAAACATGATGGAGTCgggcagtgagacagacagagagacgagcagcAACGTGATTTTGTTAATATAGAATGTGGACGTGAAGCAACCCAAGGTTTCCTGTGTAGTAATACTCCTAGGGAAGTAAAACGgagctgaaatgattaatcagcaactattttgattgaATCGATAAATCATTTcagtaatttgttttaaatagacTAAACGATCATTCAATTCATAACAGGGTTTGTATAGCTTTTTAAGCACAAAATTCAATTCTTACTATAAATgcaattgtgaaaataaatgtagagaaTTCCTTTATACCCACAGCAAGAATTGCATAGTATCACTTTATGTTATGTCTTTTACTAGTTGTACATATTAACTTTGGTTGTATGTTTTGATCAGGATTATTTAATGCGTAGCTAGCTCTGGTCCCCTGCACGTCTGGACGCCaggagacaacaaacaaaaacgaCGACGAGGATTGTGTCACTTCAATTATTAAAAGACCTTAAAACATAACGGACATTATTaagcattttccaaactttcaagACTTTGAACAAATCCTGTAATCAAGAagataatcagcagattaatcaataatgataataattgttagttgcagctccaGTGTAAAATCAACTAAAGCTCTTTAATACAAACCATTCACACaactatataaataataagtacAGTATATAAAGATTTATAATCTCTTGGTTTTATTATAACTTTTAAAGAATTCACTTCCTATTTCGTATTATTAACAATTTAATGAATATTGTGTAAAAGTGATAAAATAGACTGTTTATTCAAACTGGTCTGGAGTAGCCTTAATTACAGTCAATTTCACTAGAAGCCAATATATAACTTCATCAGCAATTAATGTTTATTACtctattattactgattacttTCGCCAAGGACgttatgtttttgatttggtttgtttgtttgtctgtttgtcagcaggactAAGGAAAATCTTCTGGCCTGATTTgaatgaaacttggtggaagggtgaagcatgggccaaTGAAGATCCCataacattttggagcggattcgaatcacggggcggctacacaaatgtgtcacttttaataacattgcgagatagggcatggCTTTGGCGGATGTCTGTGCGTGCCCTTCCAGTTGCTATTAAATTCAACAGTTTAAGTCCTTCATTGTAAACTAGAagtacacagacagaaacataacTGCCTCCTGTGCTCAGCACACTCTTACCTCCCCGAAGCCCTCCAACGCTCGTAGTGAAAATAGCCAGTATGACCCCATATTGGCAGCCAGAGGGGTGAGCAGCGTGAGGACAGCAGTGCCCAGCACACCCAAACCCAGGAAGATCTTCCCCCCGTAGTGACCGGACAGATAGCCCCCCGGGATCTGTGTGCACAAGTAGCCAAAGAAGAAGGCTCCCAGCAGCCAGCCCTGAGTCTCCGAGTCCCACGGGTACTGGGGGATCTGGGATGAGAgcaaggagagagggagtgttTATGGTAACACAATAtttggttaaataaaaacatgtttttggaaTTTTTGGAAATTATTACAtatatcttttttcaataaatgttgacttttggactttacatcactctggagttattgtaaatgtttggatcacacaagtcgGAAAACAATCCCACGCAGCCACCACtgaatactaatactattagtgtagcctaatcttcatctgcaactgtgcacaaATACCGAGTTCAAACATAATTTATAGAAATGCAAAAACCACCAGACTTAAATTTTCGAGTCATTAGCTTCCTCTCTCGTCTACAATTGAGTGAAAAGCACATGGTCACAGTAAATCCTATTCAGTCAGATTTGCAGAGTAATTTTGACATTACTTACTTAACTTAAAGAAACGATGATAACATGTTATCTTGTAGAAGGTTCCTTATCAAATGAAGGAAAAGTATTTTCTTCCAAACTACACACATGTTGTATGTTTAAGAATCAGTGAGAGAAAACATGTATTAACTGTTTGTTACCCCCTCAGGTTGCTGGAAAGAGTCACTGCTGTTTTCGGACTCTGGCAGTGGACAGGCGTAGATCACGGAGCTGTTCTTGGCTGGTTTGGGGTCAGTGTTATTCACCATGGCTACCATGGCAACGCTGAGGTTGACACGTAGACCGTAGACCACGGAGAACCCGAAGAACATCAGGAAGGCCAGGTTGAGGCGAGCCGAGCAGCACTGAGGAGGCACTGTTCACACAGGATATATAATACAATGATCTTTACATGTCGGCTGGACTGTCAGCACAGAGTCACTGAGGAAAACACTTTGAATGTTTCAGATACATTTATGAATCAAGTGGTTTTTTTATGGCTTGAGAAGGTTATGCGAAAACACGCTCATGAAAAGCTGCCGTTATGCTGCTTTTCAAAGATAACCACACTAAACTAATTTGATATTACAATGACttgtttctcttcacttttttgTGCTAAGGATACACTTGTAAATTCTCTTTGATCAACTTTTAATTTCAAACCAATATCCAGTCATTTTTCAATTCAATAGGCTTTATTGGCGGGATATTTGAAAACTAAATCTTGATTAACatcagagctgcaacaattagtatTAAGTATTTTGAAAGTAATTGTTCATGGAAGAATGacagaaaaagctgttttcagcctctcagatgTGGAGATGTCCTGCTCTGTCTGTtcaaagtgaatatattttcaGGAACATTTTTCTGACCAAACGattaaacaagaaaataatcagcagattaatcgataatgaaaacaatcgctagttgcagcccttattaaaacacattttacctgctataaagacaaacacacctgcatCATTCTCAATGAGGGGTTCACTGTCCTCGTGCTCGTCCAAAGGGGCCGTGTTGATGGAGTGGCCATTTGGTAGCGACATGGCACTCGGCAGGACCGGGAATAGTAAGTTGGTAAAATGATGTCACTGAACATTGGTGACCACAAAACCTGCTGGATGGATGAAGGTAgtaatttaaaataacattgcaTTGTTACATTTGAACACGGAGGATGTGAGATAAACACATGACACAGACAAGTAAATATAAGAACACTCAAGTGACACAACACATCATCAGATTTGGATAAAAAGcttgataacacacacacacacacacacacacacacacacacacacacacacacacacacacacacacacacacacacacacacacacacaagatgttGGAAAGGTTTCACCAAACATGCAACTTACAAGAGTAACTGATGCTCAGAATGGAAacggtgaagaagaagaagatgaagaagatgaagatgcTCGGCTTTAGTTTGTCTTTTTACTGAACTGGAACCTgagaacaagaaaaaaaaacgatCACATAACAACAAAACAGACTGGTTGTgttgattaatcgttaaagtaatatttcatgcaaaaagagcaaaagatgctgttttcagcctcttaaatgtGGAAATTTCCTGCTTTCCtcacttttatattatattaaagtgaatatctttgggttttggactgacaatataagacatttaaaaggcaGGATATAAATGTCATTGTTTTGAGTTTCACTTCTCACTTCACACTTGCTGCTGTTAAGCTTTAATGGGCAGAAGTAACGActcatgatgctgctgctgctaaaacATGCTATTCAGGAACTGACAAAAATATACTTGTTGATGCATTTTTTGACACTATCCACAAAGCTTTTGAAGTTGTGTTTCACAAcactttaaagggcctacgaaatgataaacatgaaattctactgatgatagtaaatgctatttgtggtgtaaaattatgtgtatcgggtaaaaagttgctactaggtagatccgacctccgtacgaccataacaggcttatgagctgcttacgagcctgtcgtcaaacacaggcatatacatagtataaaattaagatgacgttaatattggccttttttctggatttttgtgtacatgtccttaccactcttcttttgtacatttaggtgtacatgtgaaaactgtacaattatggaagcaattgcagagctgctgccaagaaaaggatgtcatggaggaactcaatgaatatgagggacgtggtgcaaacataacctgcataacagatcacacaggattcaaatcaaagtgtctggatgtttgggtgttgcagacagcctaccacaggtattcgaagagggacagacaacaagcaggtgatcagccacgtaatgagtaagttacttgtgtaatgtgtagagctcagaaactttgatgtatttttgggaagtcgaatggtcactctggcacagtcacagaataaatagataaataaggttgaagtgattactattgacatgtattatcttgtatgttacagaatgtatcactatgtggcataccgccagctggtgagattctgctggggaatacttggtaagaaccacagaatgccatcatgcgccattcaaaagatctgtgctacgtttccatctgacaactacacgtcgttcaagtgtcagcactttattagagtcaataacaaaacacaatgtcagttcagtgattgaatctgcttctatacagcacagcagcatccctcttgtttggttcttccaccgactgctgagtggagctgggacttccaaaggttcctcatcaacattttCTTGGCACAAAGCAGTCGAGTCTcaggtcaagagttcagtaacatactctgcaaaaaagatgttttctaATCAagaatgatataatatatatatatatatatatatatatatatatatatatatatatatatatatatatatattatataatatgtgtgtgtatgtatgtatatgtgtatctgtatttgtatcttacatatcaatattgaaatattatgatgctgacctttggaacaaccaacttggattggaacttgcagtccagctgacctgacacgtggatGACTTGCCATGACCTGCCTGCCATGCAGGCATgtgacttgtggtgtgtccgtggagggggatccgtctgcacagcaatttctttctgacatgtctgaaatgtacaaaacacaactttactaataaatctttcaaaccagcttgaaattgtattgcacgtttatacatgtctgagtaaagaaaatatctaataacattcataataaaagatgtggttgaattgattgagagagcaatgatatcaaattaaacaaatatatgaattatgtacatgcatgtggcgattgtatgtttaacacgtcatgtgcaggtctactggtactacaactgtaatgtacagatgatgtACAGTCTATATACTTACAGGTGTACTcacagcttcctcctcagtgtggatgtccaatagatggtcgctatgtgtgtatatatatatatatatatatatatatatatatatatatatatatatatatatatatatatatatatatatgtgtatatagtgtgatcgttaaaagttaaatagactcaagcttttactcaaactacagaataaaatggggacgCCTGTAATAAACAtagaatctatacttaattaagctaatgaagtgtaattagctaaagttattaatactacaaacaataacacacagatattggctagggtctgttgtaaactcgttacatacagtaggcctagaccgattatggctttatgcttgaaacaataaatacagtaaacaagtagcacggcttacggcttcgctctcccttttggcgaatgcatttcatcgtctctttggtggaggactctgtatcggcggacgtgtttgagtcggcgtgctggctggggtctcggcagtagctcgcttcaacgcagacgaacactggcggctgtgttctacttgtgacgtcatcgcctgAACATTGTCGAAGTGGATGTTCCCGGCGCAGTGACCGATGTTGTTAgcagaagtcatttttatgctgttatgatcgtgatttattacgaatacatctataatataatattatatatatggcacatttcacaatagaaatgctacctctatcatataccaaggccaataacactgacaaaatatcatttcgtaggctgtTTAAGGTTGAGAATGTCAGTGTTATCACAGCACATACGGTAACAGGACAAGAATGGCAAGATCATCTGAAGCATCCGGTCTGAGGTTATCACATCAATAACTCAGTGACCTTTAGTTATCAATATAGTTCATCACTCCTGTTAATCTCAGTAAATTTCACCTTTCAAGTCAATACTTATTGTCCGAGCTGAGAAACTACGCAAAACTGCTTACAGTTTTGAAACCtctgtgcacaaatgtgtttgttagcaTAGTCCAGACAAacagtattttaattattttgttgagCCATTCACCTATAGTAATAACTAATTTGATctataacattttacaaaacagtAACAAATGCTTATCACAATTTCCTAAAGTTTCAAAGTGACTTCTTCAAATTGAACATTTTGTCTGATCAGAAGTTCAAAACTCAAAGACATCTAATAATTGCTCTCTTTATAGTATGGAACTCTGGAGGTTATAGATTAGATATGTGCTGGAGATGCAGATGTCTGTATGAGCATTTGTCCTGATGTATCACTGTTTAGTGTCACTCCTTTTAAAGCACGGTCCCAAACACTAATCTTAAGACTATTGGTGATCAATTCTATTCCTAAAACACACTTTCATAGACTTTTCACCTTTCCTTTTATAAGTGTTCCTTTTATTTCAACTGATTTGAGTGTTTTGCTGAACTTTATTGGTATTATTGCATTAACGGTgtgttttaaaacactttttttatttctttagtttttaagGCTACAACAAATGATTAGTTCTTAATTAATCGTTTTGGTCTAAAAATTTTGTATTCATGATAAAGCATATACTTTTTCCCATTACCATGTGACTTATATCTGCAAGTGAATGCCTGTGCAGCTATGTATGTGTGATCGATCATGAGatcctcagaaaaacagcccaatttattcatgttttttctGAAACAATGAATGTATTATGCATTATAACATTTCTACTGTGGCAAGTTTTTAAGTTGTTCAGgttgcatttttttctttttaaaatctttttggACAGAAAGtgaatgctgttttttttaaataagcaaTGTGCACTGacatctataaataaataagcactGACACCTACTTTCCATAACAATTTCTATATCGTTGTCAATGAATTAAGATAATGAAAAGTGCCCAACACAGGTTACCAGAGCCCAAAGTAATGCTATTAAATTGGTTATGTTGTGAAGCTAACGGCGTAATAACCATAGTATTCAATGTATTATGACATGAAACAGAGGCAAATAAGCACTCTTAGCTCTAGCAGATTTATTTGGTAATTTCACTTAAATTACTAAAGTGTTAACTGGTCAATTTTCTGTCAACCAACTCATGCACTAAATGCACTAAAGCACACCACAATATTGTCAAATAT
This region of Cottoperca gobio chromosome 11, fCotGob3.1, whole genome shotgun sequence genomic DNA includes:
- the si:ch1073-513e17.1 gene encoding sialin isoform X1, producing the protein MSLPNGHSINTAPLDEHEDSEPLIENDAVPPQCCSARLNLAFLMFFGFSVVYGLRVNLSVAMVAMVNNTDPKPAKNSSVIYACPLPESENSSDSFQQPEGIPQYPWDSETQGWLLGAFFFGYLCTQIPGGYLSGHYGGKIFLGLGVLGTAVLTLLTPLAANMGSYWLFSLRALEGFGEGVTFPAMMAMWARWAPPLERSRLMTLSGSGANFGAFLALPLTGYICETLGWPAVFYLCGGAGCLWAVFWFIFVSDDPRTHHRISKEERDYIINSIGSQGKGHGWSVPVLSMLMSVPLWAIIVTQICANWSYYTLLTSLPTYMNSIMHFDLKSNGFLSALPYLGAWLLSMLSGVVADSLIERKVFSITVVRKLFTLAGLLPAAAFLVAVGYAGCSHILTVTFLTLSTTIGGTTASGVYINQIDIAPRYAGFLLGITNTFGTIPGVLAPIATGYFTKDHTLAGWRMVFWVAAGINVGGALFYTLFGSGKIQPWADMEDERAETEKDRSRSIST